A genomic window from Quercus lobata isolate SW786 chromosome 10, ValleyOak3.0 Primary Assembly, whole genome shotgun sequence includes:
- the LOC115963005 gene encoding uncharacterized protein LOC115963005 isoform X1 has translation MDILTRCTGSAAAEVVKCTAKPVIRHVGYLFRFKKTVADLTKAKKDLQLEQQKVQEAIERAAMNNEIAEKDVERWLTNVNQLMEEVQALEIKVQVNLRFCNGWCPDWIRQYKLCKEAIQKTNVVKELQDRGKFSELTHRAPTPGIEIFSSSDFEVFESTKLAFQQIMEALRDDNSKRIGLHGIGGVGKTTLVKEVHKKTKELNIFNEIVMTVVSLTPNVRRIQGEIAGCLNLKLDDESDMARASQICLRIKSVEKILIILDDVWKDVNLEAIGIPSSDDHKGCKMLLTTRSVHVCNLMRCQRKIPLNFLVEEESLALMKKTAVVDDCPGLNDVVLEVVKECKGLPIAIITVGKALTGKSLNDWNAAMHQLRKSRLVDIEGVDEDKNAYACLKWSFDQLKRKTKLCFLLCSLFPEDYNIPVEELTICVMGLEEDEDFHLLEDARCQVRAAVDSLKDSSLLLEGSQKEFVKMHDMVRDIGLWITSKGENEFELRACTRLERNTNFERATAISLIDFNTKQLPDKLVCPRLNILLLGGIQSSKNISNALFEGMNCLKVLSLHDIILSSQSLELLTNLRTLYLKRCDFNDDLSSLGKLKRLETLRFFGCVINALPSELGEMVGLKMLDLTDCDQLQHIPPNVIRRLSQLEELIISSSFKNWDVEGTTSEISNANLSELNSLPRLVNLSLLLNSNHLPKGFVFPEHLRRYYIVIGKPYLSAMTPGRTLAIKDLNASSMNALKSLFHTVEYFLIESCEMECIVDTICEGPNQYEIFNNLTVFRASGCPRLISLFSPSLAQSLKRLKKLCLHRCHEMKQIISEEGMTLESHGQPICLSKLETLVVGNCGKLEYIFPISIDLPQLERLELGDLPRLKKVFGQSKEGEVGDCEIESHHQPTGFPKLKTIRVSKCRNLVCLSTARDLPQLESLELRDLPQLKQVFGQNREGEVGDCEIESHHQHTGFPKLKTIQVWNCRNLVCLSTARDLPQLESLELRDLPQLKQVFGQNREGEVGDCEIESDHQPTGFPKLKTIQVWNCRNLVCLSTRDLPQLESLELQDLPQLKQVFGQNREGEVGNCEIESDHQPTGFPKLKTIQVWNCRNLVCLSTARDLPQLESLELRNLPQLKQVFGQNREGEVGDCEIESDHQPTGFPKLKTIQVWNCRNLVCLSTRDLPQLESLELQDLPQLKQVFGQNREGEVGNCEIESDHQPTGFPKLKTIQVWNCRNLVCLSTARDLPQLESLELRDLVCLSTARDLPQLESLSLKDLPQLKKVFGQNREGEVGDCEIESDHQPTGFPKLKTIQVWKCRNLVCLSTARDLPQLESLELQDLPQLKQVFGQNREGEVGNCEIESHHQPTGFPKLKTIQVWCCENLECLSIAGDLPQLKSLELGDLPQLKKVFSQNREGEVGDCEIESHHQPTGFPKLKNIKVWNCRNLVCLSTARDLPQLERLKLHDLPRLKKVFGQNREGEVGNCEIESDHQPTGFPKLKTIQVRNCRNLVCLSIARDLPQLEGLELDDLPQLKKVFGQNRERGVGDCEIESHHQPTGFPKLKTIKVVNCGNLEYMFPISIARDLPQLESLTLEDLPQLKQVFGHSSSVWPSLKRLYAVNCPKVKLSFFANVEANVPAVQKLQNLQILSLRDWNAISFDGIQGLSNLEELEIENCGGIQEVIKLEGLLTIKGEQQDLLLPRLKKMLLIDLLELRCIWKGTTKLINLNNLEDLKVIRCKKLTHLFTPAPTQSLQKLKFLEIERCDELEHLIVENAEEQVLSESHPQPLCFPKPNVVKVKVESCNKLKCLFHVDRWNAVSIFLRLEELELKNCGGLQEVFNFEGFLTREGEQQDEFFPRLRKMCLVELHELTYIWKGPIQLINLNNLEDLKVIGCKKMTHLFTPALAQSLQKLKFLEIERCDELEHIIVENVEEQVSSENHLQPLCFPKLIRVNVKYCNKLKYLFPMTIADSLLELKILIVKENSQLMEVFTHEGDAGAQKDVTLPLLEFMGLKGLPSLVNFCPKNYQFILLKWRKLRVESCKNMRTTFTRTPDRSVLINGEVAQIDEPTGTSTISPVLTICPANNDIIWDSGGYLSPDGLYFYVEFERC, from the exons ttttcaatgaaaTTGTGATGACTGTTGTGTCGTTGACTCCAAACGTTAGAAGAATTCAAGGTGAAATTGCAGGCtgtttaaatttgaaacttgatgATGAGAGCGATATGGCAAGGGCAAGTCAAATATGCTTAAGAATAAAGAGTGTAGAGAAGATCCTCATAATCCTTGATGATGTTTGGAAAGATGTCAACTTAGAAGCTATTGGAATTCCATCTTCTGATGATCACAAGGGTTGCAAGATGCTTTTGACTACTCGAAGTGTGCATGTATGCAATTTAATGCGTTGTCAAAGGAAAATTCCATTAAATTTCTTAGTGGAGGAAGAATCATTGGCTTTGATGAAAAAAACCGCTGTAGTTGATGATTGCCCAGGCTTGAATGATGTGGTACTAGAAGTCGTTAAAGAATGCAAAGGTTTGCCTATAGCAATCATTACAGTGGGAAAGGCTCTTACAGGAAAATCTCTCAATGATTGGAATGCGGCAATGCATCAACTAAGAAAGTCTAGACTTGTTGATATTGAAGGTGTAGATGAAGATAAAAATGCTTATGCATGTCTTAAGTGGAGTTTTGATCAATTAAAACGAAAAACCAAGTTATGCtttttgttgtgttctttatttccAGAAGATTATAATATTCCCGTTGAAGAATTGACTATATGTGTTATGGGATtagaggaagatgaagatttTCACTTACTTGAAGACGCAAGGTGCCAAGTGCGTGCAGCAGTCGATAGCCTCAAAGATTCTTCTTTACTACTAGAAGGTTCTCAAAAAGAATTTGTGAAGATGCATGACATGGTTCGCGATATTGGCTTATGGATAACATCAAAAGGGGAAAATGAATTCGAGCTAAGAGCCTGCACTCGTTTAGAGAGAAACACAAACTTTGAAAGAGCCACAGCAATCTCCTTGATTGATTTCAACACCAAACAACTTCCTGATAAATTGGTATGTCCAAGACTCAACATTTTGTTATTGGGTGGAATTCAAAGTTCCAAAAATATCTCTAACGCATTGTTTGAAGGGATGAATTGTCTCAAGGTTTTATCACTACATGACATAATCTTATCATCACAATCACTCGAATTATTGACAAACCTTCGGACCTTATATTTGAAAAGGTGCGATTTCAATGATGACCTCTCTTCATTGGGAAAGTTAAAGAGACTTGAGACTTTGAGATTTTTCGGATGTGTAATAAATGCATTGCCAAGTGAGTTAGGGGAAATGGTGGGTTTAAAAATGCTAGATTTGACGGATTGTGATCAACTGCAACATATTCCACCAAATGTGATACGAAGATTATCCCAATTAGAAGAACTAATCATTAGTAGCAGCTTCAAGAATTGGGATGTTGAAGGGACAACCTCAGAAATAAGCAACGCTAACTTATCAGAGTTGAACTCATTACCCCGCTTGGTTAATCTCTCTCTACTGTTGAACTCGAATCATTTACCCAAAGGCTTTGTTTTCCCAGAGCATTTGCGTAGATATTACATAGTGATTGGCAAACCGTACTTGTCTGCTATGACACCTGGGCGAACCCTAGCAATCAAAGATTTGAATGCCTCCTCAATGAACGCATTGAAGTCGTTGTTCCATACCGTGGAATATTTTTTGATCGAGTCTTGTGAGATGGAATGCATTGTTGATACAATATGTGAGGGGCCCAACCAGTATGAAATCTTCAACAATCTCACAGTTTTTAGAGCATCTGGATGCCCGAGATTGATCAGTCTCTTCTCGCCGTCCCTTGCTCAAAGTCTAAAAAGGCTGAAAAAACTGTGTCTTCACCGATGCCATGAAATGAAGCAAATAATTTCAGAGGAGGGAATGACACTGGAGAGTCACGGTCAACCAATATGTCTCTCAAAATTAGAGACTCTTGTGGTAGGGAATTGCGGAAAACTGGAATATATCTTTCCGATCTCAATTGATCTTCCCCAACTAGAAAGGCTAGAGTTAGGAGATCTTCCTCGATTAAAGAAAGTATTCGGCCAGAGCAAAGAAGGAGAAGTTGGGGATTGTGAAATAGAGAGTCACCATCAACCTACAGGCTTCCCAAAATTAAAGACTATTCGGGTATCGAAATGCAGAAATCTGGTATGTCTATCAACTGCTCGAGATCTTCCCCAACTAGAAAGTCTAGAATTACGAGATCTTCCTCAATTAAAGCAAGTATTCGGCCAGAACAGAGAAGGAGAAGTTGGGGATTGTGAAATAGAGAGTCACCATCAACATACAGGCTTCCCAAAATTAAAGACTATTCAGGTATGGAATTGCAGAAATCTGGTATGTCTATCAACTGCTCGAGATCTTCCCCAACTAGAAAGTCTAGAATTACGAGATCTTCCTCAATTAAAGCAAGTATTCGGCCAGAACAGAGAAGGAGAAGTTGGGGATTGTGAAATAGAGAGTGACCATCAACCTACAGGCTTCCCAAAATTAAAGACTATTCAGGTATGGAATTGCAGAAATCTGGTATGTCTATCAACTCGAGATCTTCCCCAACTAGAAAGTCTAGAATTACAAGATCTTCCTCAATTAAAGCAAGTATTCGGCCAGAACAGAGAAGGAGAAGTTGGGAATTGTGAAATAGAGAGTGACCATCAACCTACAGGCTTCCCAAAATTAAAGACTATTCAGGTATGGAATTGCAGAAATCTGGTATGTCTATCAACTGCTCGAGATCTTCCCCAACTAGAAAGTCTAGAATTACGAAATCTTCCTCAATTAAAGCAAGTATTCGGCCAGAACAGAGAAGGAGAAGTTGGGGATTGTGAAATAGAGAGTGACCATCAACCTACAGGCTTCCCAAAATTAAAGACTATTCAGGTATGGAATTGCAGAAATCTGGTATGTCTATCAACTCGAGATCTTCCCCAACTAGAAAGTCTAGAATTACAAGATCTTCCTCAATTAAAGCAAGTATTCGGCCAGAACAGAGAAGGAGAAGTTGGGAATTGTGAAATAGAGAGTGACCATCAACCTACAGGCTTCCCAAAATTAAAGACTATTCAGGTATGGAATTGCAGAAATCTGGTATGTCTATCAACTGCTCGAGATCTTCCCCAACTAGAAAGTCTAGAATTACGAGATCTGGTATGTCTATCAACTGCTCGAGATCTTCCCCAACTAGAAAGTCTATCATTAAAAGATCTTCCTCAATTAAAGAAAGTATTCGGTCAGAACAGAGAAGGAGAAGTTGGGGATTGTGAAATAGAGAGTGACCATCAACCTACAGGCTTCCCAAAATTAAAGACTATTCAGGTATGGAAATGCAGAAATCTGGTATGTCTATCAACTGCTCGAGATCTTCCCCAACTAGAAAGTCTAGAATTACAAGATCTTCCTCAATTAAAGCAAGTATTCGGCCAGAACAGAGAAGGAGAAGTTGGGAATTGTGAAATAGAGAGTCACCATCAACCTACAGGCTTCCCAAAATTAAAGACTATTCAGGTATGGTGTTGCGAAAATCTGGAATGTCTATCAATTGCTGGAGATCTTCCCCAACTAAAAAGTCTAGAATTAGGAGATCTTCCTCAATTAAAGAAAGTATTCAGCCAGAACAGAGAAGGAGAAGTTGGGGATTGTGAAATAGAGAGTCACCATCAACCTACAGGCTTcccaaaattaaagaatattaaGGTATGGAATTGCAGAAATCTAGTATGTCTATCAACTGCTCGAGATCTTCCCCAACTAGAAAGGCTAAAATTACATGATCTTCCTCGATTAAAGAAAGTATTCGGCCAGAACAGAGAAGGAGAAGTTGGGAATTGTGAAATAGAGAGTGACCATCAACCTACAGGCTTCCCAAAATTAAAGACTATTCAGGTACGGAATTGCAGAAATCTAGTATGTCTATCAATTGCTCGAGATCTTCCCCAACTAGAAGGTCTAGAATTAGATGATCTTCCTCAATTAAAGAAAGTATTCGGCCAGAACAGAGAAAGAGGAGTTGGGGATTGTGAAATAGAGAGTCACCATCAACCTACAGGCTTCCCAAAATTAAAGACTATTAAGGTAGTGAATTGCGGAAATCTGGAATATATGTTTCCGATCTCAATAGCTCGAGATCTTCCCCAACTAGAAAGTCTAACATTAGAAGATCTTCCTCAATTAAAGCAAGTATTTGGCCATAGTTCTTCAGTTTGGCCATCATTGAAGAGGCTATACGCGGTGAACTGTCCTAAAGTGAAGTTGTCATTTTTTGCTAATGTGGAAGCGAATGTACCAGCTGTGCAAAAG CTTCAAAATTTACAGATCTTGTCTCTACGTGATTGGAATGCAATTTCATTTGATGGGATTCAAGGTTTGTCAAATTTGGaagaattagaaattgaaaattgtggAGGAATCCAAGAGGTGATTAAGCTTGAAGGGCTTCTTACTATAAAAGGAGAGCAACAAGATCTATTGCTCCCAAGATTGAAGAAAATGTTGTTGATTGATCTACTTGAACTGAGGTGCATATGGAAGGGCACAACTAAACTTATAAATCTCAACAATCTTGAAGATTTAAAAGTCATCAGATGCAAAAAATTGACACATCTCTTCACACCGGCCCCCACTCAAAGCTTACAAAAGttgaaatttcttgaaattgaaAGGTGTGATGAATTGGAGCATCTAATTGTTGAAAATGCAGAAGAACAAGTCTTATCAGAGAGTCATCCCCAACCTTTATGCTTCCCTAAACCAAATGTGGTCAAAGTCAAGGTCGAAAGTTGCAATAAATTGAAGTGTCTCTTCCATGTGGATCGTTGGAATGCAGTTTCCATTTTTTTGAGATTAGAAGAATTGGAATTGAAGAACTGTGGAGGATTGCAGGAGGTGTTCAACTTTGAAGGTTTTCTTACCAGAGAAGGAGAACAACAAGATGAGTTTTTCCCAAGATTGAGGAAAATGTGCTTGGTCGAACTACATGAATTGACATATATATGGAAGGGTCCAATCCAACTTATAAATCTCAACAATCTTGAAGATTTAAAAGTCATCGGGTGCAAAAAAATGACGCATCTCTTCACACCGGCCCTCGCTCAAAGCTTACAAAAGttgaaatttcttgaaattgaaAGGTGTGACGAATTGGAGCATATAATTGTTGAAAATGTAGAAGAACAGGTCTCATCAGAGAATCATCTCCAACCTTTATGCTTCCCTAAACTGATAAGAGTCAATGTCAAATACTGCAATAAATTGAAATATCTCTTCCCCATGACCATCGCTGATAGTCTTTTAGAACTAAAGATTCTCATAGTAAAAGAAAACTCTCAATTAATGGAAGTATTCACACATGAAGGAGACGCTGGAGCTCAGAAAGATGTAACGCTCCCTCTACTAGAATTTATGGGACTCAAAGGTCTACCAAGCCTTGTTAACTTCTGCCCAAAGAACTATCAGTTTATACTGCTAAAATGGAGGAAGTTAAGAGTGGAAAGCTGTAAGAACATGAGGACGACTTTTACCCGTACTCCAGACAGAAGTGTGCTTATAAATGGAGAG GTAGCCCAGATAGACGAGCCTACAGGGACTTCAACAATTTCTCCAGTGCTTACCATATGCCCTGCCAACAACGATATAATATGGGACTcag GTGGCTACTTATCACCAGATGGATTATATTTTTACGTAGAATTCGAAAGATGTTGA